Genomic DNA from Sardina pilchardus chromosome 4, fSarPil1.1, whole genome shotgun sequence:
AGAAAGCCTGTCCTTTGCCGAACAACAAGTTTACACGCCTCATGTGTTGtactcagtttttttttttttttaacagctgAATGGCTGGTCTACCTTttgtaaatgaaaaaaaaaacaacaacaacaaaaaaaaaacacacataccaaTTATAGAATATTTCTCTAGTAATAATACAATATCCCAAAAGATGggatacatagcctactgtgggcTGGGATGAATGGCACTAAAGACCATAAGACCTTACATAGGacaatgtagcctaactttatcCTGACattaaaatagaaaagtataaaaATGCATCAATCGACTGTAGAGACAGTGAGCAAAGTTTAATGATTTTGATGACTGTGAAGAGCATCTCTTCAACGCAACGGTGCAAGATTACTTACAGAGTCACTTATTTCAAtgggtagcctaggcctactgagaGTCCTTAGAACTAAAACACATTTACCTTACACAGACTATCCTTCTAACCAAATATGAAATAACCTCCAGTGTTATcaccacataggcctacatagcctacagaatgaaagaataataaaataaaacaatcataaaaaaaacttAGTTGCCCAAGAGCATATACATTTAACCATTTAACTCAATCGTAAAAGTAACAATACACTTATTTCGTATTGTTCGTAAACTCTTCAATGAAATGCACTCAACCACCACTAGATGTCGAAGAACTGCACCCTtgaaaataataacaatgaaaTGAATCATGGGTAGCATGAGCGATACCATTTTCAATTCGGAATTTCTGTAGCCTAACGTATATTaagatatacagtagcctaacgtATATTAAGATATACATAGTCAAATTGCAAATATTTCAAATAACTCATGCCATGCTATTATATCAATGATTGACACAAACATGATTAAGTTGCCTACGCTTTtaaccacaaaaaaaatggaTCCGCCTGAAAGTAACGTGAAACGTCATTTCCGTTAATGTATTTCCCCCCTCGGCGGGTGTTTTTGAATTTTTGTCTCCCAGTGAACTTATCGTTATAAACCTTTTTGGGAAACTTTTCGTAAAGGTAATATCAGATATCTGTTACTGTTAATATCACCCCCTGTAGATGGAATATATTGGATTTAATAGACATTGTAACTGCGAATCCAACACAATTTTTGTCAGCTAGCGTTAACTAGCTAACAGTTAGCGAGCAAGAGAAGTTAACTGTAAGGATGCCTAACTTCAAAGTAAACAACATGCTTAGAGTTCACATGTTTATGTATGACCAGAAACTGTAAGGATGCCTTACCTCAAAGTAAACAAATTGCTTAGAGttcacatgtttatgtgtgaccCGAAACGGATTGGTTTCTAATTCTAATCCTTCAAATGTTATTACGAAGCGAATTAAATTAAAGATAggtgacattgttgtttatcaTTGCTGTTCTCCTCGATGTAGTGTTACcaactttttaaattgtttactgttaaaaTTAACTCttgtattgttgttttttgtatgtcgctttggacaaaagtgtctgctaaataccataaccaaaCTAGAAAGGGTGGCTATATCAGCCTAATGGTCAGCTAAATGGCTTAGCCTAACGTCACGTACTGAAAGACACAACATTCACACTTCTCTTACTACTGTTGTAAGTTAGCTTTAAATGTTCTTAACCAAGCGACATATCTGTAACTGATTGTTGCCCTCTTATGGATAAGCCATGCTAATTTGTTTATTACAGATATGGCATCCATAAATGATACAGATGCTGTGGAGTGTTTCACGAATATGCTGGAAGAGATCCGCACCAAGCTGATTTCCAAGGTTGTTGGAGAAATGGTTGATACCGAGACAGACCTGCACATCTCACACAGACAGTCTGTAAAAGCTGGTTTTGGTATGTAGCATCTTGTTTTGTTTCACTTACCTACAACAGCAAGGTCATGTCATATCTGCACCAAGTCAATGCGATAGATTAACTCATTAAAAGTACTTTCACAGAGTCGTGCTTGAAGAAATGCAAGGATGAAACGCTGTTCGAAACTATTGAGGTGTACGAAAAAGGTAAGTTTGCAATGCTTTTAGAGTTTGTTGCAATTAGTCCTTGTGTTTCTATGAAATTGTCAGAGTTCATGCTACACTGTGAATCCAGTAATCCATACAATATGACACTATGAATTCAGCTATTGCTTAACTTTTTTGGCCCATGAAGATTTAGCCCAAAGGAGCGCCATTCTCAAGGAAAAGAGTCGGGAGTTGCCAGAAGTCATTTCTGAGACTGAGGAGAAGATCTTGATCAAGGAGAGCCTTCTACAGAAGATTGACAGGTTGAAGAAAGAGCAATCAAAGCACAAAGATTGTAAGCATTGTCTTCTCTAATGTATTGGCTTGGTGACCACTTCTGTAAAACTATCACAACTATCTTCCATGTTTTTTCTCCTGTTTACCTTTTAAGTGATTGTTGCACAAAACAAAGCCAATAAAGACAGACTGAAAAACCTACACAAAGTGAAGCAGGTGTTCCAGGACTGTTTGAAAGTGGAGATCAGGAAGATTCAAGGTGAAAATGCGCCAACAACAGTAATTACTTCCGTAAGAACAATGCATTTCTATTTGCACCCAAACACAGTGCTTtcacatgtgttattgtgtgtctaGGTGAGAAGCTGCAGTTTGTCTTCAGAAACTTGGACCACAGGGATCCAGAAAGTGCCTACACTTTCATGCTGCAGATTAACGAAGAGGGGGCGTACCAGAGTATGTACACCAACCATGATGCCACGTTTTCCTATTTGTCAATGAATACATGTGAACGTAGCCATTAGAGCATCACCGTATTTTAACTCTTGAGTTAGTTTGCAGTTCAATGTAAAGTCTGGTGAAATTCAAATTgatgatttttgtgtgtgtgtgtttgtctgtgtgcctcCTCAGTTGAGTCCTGCAGTCCACCCCTGGAGTGTATGCCTCAGCTGGAGCAGAGACTGAAGGAGACAAATAACTTCTCTGCCTTTCTCGCCAACGTCAGGAAAGAATTTAAAGCTCTGATCCCAGAGAAATGAATCACACAAGTACCATCCAGCGAGGTGTGCCAACCATTTTGAAGGACTCCTTAAAGGACTCTATTTTATATCCCCTAACTCTAACAAAAAGGGTGAAATTCTCATGTGAAACATCcatattgtttgtttttgtacttGTATATTTATTTAACCTTAACACAAGGTAAAGTCACACTTTTTTTGTTGTATCCATTTTTAGCTTTCTGTATATTTCCTAAAATTGCTGAACTAACATTTTATCCACCAGCAAACAAATGAATGTTCGCTTTCATTAATGACACTTTCttaaacaaacagacatattaacaaatacaacaaataaagttttcatatttttttttaaaaaaaaagaactcttTTAATACTGACATGAAAATGGCATTAAAACAATGTGTTCACACTGAAATACTATTAAGTATATCTAAGAAAAAATTACTGCTTTTACATTTTAGGCTATTGCCAGCTTTCTAAACAGGTCTTTCATTTCCATTAGGTTTAAATAACTCAACATAGCAATAACTTTATTTTGTGGTGATTTAAAGATCATTTTAGTCAAGTCAATCATTTAGTAGGGGTGAAACTTTTCCATTCTGTTTCAAGTTGAAGTTGCCGTTTCATTTAATTGATGTATTGaatctatttttctttttaattagtATGATCCTGTATTCTAGACGTGACATGACATTTGTA
This window encodes:
- the spc25 gene encoding kinetochore protein Spc25 — translated: MASINDTDAVECFTNMLEEIRTKLISKVVGEMVDTETDLHISHRQSVKAGFESCLKKCKDETLFETIEVYEKDLAQRSAILKEKSRELPEVISETEEKILIKESLLQKIDRLKKEQSKHKDLIVAQNKANKDRLKNLHKVKQVFQDCLKVEIRKIQGEKLQFVFRNLDHRDPESAYTFMLQINEEGAYQIESCSPPLECMPQLEQRLKETNNFSAFLANVRKEFKALIPEK